One region of Gemmatimonadaceae bacterium genomic DNA includes:
- a CDS encoding thiamine phosphate synthase codes for MTSSADTSVWHVPVVHAITNDDKLLGPDFPAHAGDVMRALGARGAIHVRARWLPDRRLLDITHSLLAAARASGCLLVVNDRVDIALAGGADAVQLTSQSAGVGDVREMAPALRIGSSVHTPAEARDAGLFGADWCVAGHVFGSGSHADEPGRGMGFLRDCAEASDVPVIAIGGVSAGRVRDVIEAGAYGVASISGIWDAPNPGEAAGRYLSEYVAAAERRG; via the coding sequence GTGACATCCTCGGCTGATACTTCGGTCTGGCACGTCCCCGTCGTCCACGCCATCACGAACGACGACAAGCTGCTCGGCCCGGATTTTCCCGCGCATGCCGGGGACGTAATGCGGGCCCTCGGAGCCCGCGGCGCGATTCACGTGCGCGCGCGCTGGCTGCCGGACCGGCGGCTCCTCGACATCACGCATTCACTGCTGGCGGCCGCGCGCGCGAGCGGGTGCCTGCTGGTCGTGAACGATCGCGTGGACATCGCGCTCGCCGGCGGCGCGGACGCCGTGCAGCTGACGTCGCAGTCCGCCGGAGTCGGCGACGTGCGCGAGATGGCGCCGGCGCTTCGGATCGGCAGCAGCGTGCACACTCCGGCCGAGGCCAGAGACGCGGGGCTTTTCGGGGCCGACTGGTGCGTGGCGGGGCACGTGTTCGGCAGCGGGTCGCACGCGGACGAGCCCGGGCGCGGGATGGGCTTCCTGCGGGATTGCGCCGAAGCGTCCGACGTCCCGGTCATCGCCATCGGCGGAGTCTCTGCCGGCCGTGTCCGGGACGTGATCGAGGCCGGCGCCTACGGCGTCGCGAGCATCAGCGGTATCTGGGACGCTCCGAATCCCGGTGAGGCAGCCGGTCGCTATCTTTCGGAGTATGTCGCAGCAGCAGAGCGTCGCGGATGA
- the thiS gene encoding sulfur carrier protein ThiS, with product MSQQQSVADETVSLTVNGEERELPAGTTVADLLARHGLDPRMVVVEHNRAILRDRDAYPRIRLSQSDVIEIVHFVGGG from the coding sequence ATGTCGCAGCAGCAGAGCGTCGCGGATGAAACGGTCTCACTGACCGTCAACGGCGAGGAAAGAGAGCTACCCGCCGGCACGACCGTCGCGGACCTGCTCGCGCGCCACGGACTGGATCCCCGCATGGTGGTGGTCGAGCACAACCGGGCGATCCTGCGCGACCGGGACGCTTACCCGCGGATCAGGTTGAGTCAGAGCGACGTCATCGAGATAGTCCACTTCGTGGGAGGCGGATGA
- a CDS encoding thiazole synthase produces the protein MTTAALPVNDVPFEIAGREFRSRLMVGTGKYRSNAEMAAALEASGAEVVTVAVRRVDLNRANEEGMLRHLDPDQYFLLANTAGCYSADEAIRYARLARAAGFNEWIKLEVIGDEETLLPDVAGLLEATKVLVDEGFKVMAYTNEDLITALRLEEAGAVAVMPLASPIGSGLGLLNPHAIRTIKRRLSVPVIVDAGVGCATDACAAMEQGVDGILMNTGIAAASDPVRMAHAMRLAVEAGRASFLAGRMPKRETAMPSSPLEGMLD, from the coding sequence ATGACTACCGCGGCGCTTCCCGTAAACGACGTCCCCTTCGAGATCGCCGGACGCGAGTTCCGCTCGCGCCTGATGGTCGGCACCGGCAAGTACCGCTCGAACGCCGAGATGGCCGCGGCGCTGGAAGCGTCGGGCGCGGAAGTCGTGACCGTCGCGGTGCGGCGCGTGGACCTGAACCGCGCGAACGAGGAAGGGATGCTGCGGCATCTCGATCCCGACCAGTACTTCCTCCTCGCCAATACCGCCGGCTGCTACTCCGCCGACGAAGCGATCCGGTACGCGCGGCTCGCGCGGGCCGCGGGCTTCAACGAGTGGATCAAGCTCGAGGTGATCGGCGATGAGGAGACGCTTCTGCCCGACGTCGCCGGTCTGCTCGAGGCGACGAAGGTCCTGGTGGATGAAGGATTCAAGGTGATGGCGTACACCAACGAAGACCTGATCACCGCGCTGCGGCTGGAGGAGGCGGGCGCGGTGGCCGTCATGCCGCTCGCGTCGCCGATCGGATCCGGGCTCGGCCTGCTCAATCCGCACGCGATTCGCACGATCAAGCGGCGGCTCTCGGTGCCGGTGATCGTGGACGCCGGAGTCGGCTGCGCCACCGACGCGTGCGCGGCGATGGAGCAGGGCGTGGACGGAATCCTCATGAACACCGGCATCGCTGCCGCGTCGGATCCCGTGCGCATGGCGCACGCGATGCGGCTCGCGGTGGAAGCGGGACGGGCCTCGTTCCTCGCGGGGAGAATGCCGA